A window from Nitrospirota bacterium encodes these proteins:
- a CDS encoding integrase core domain-containing protein, whose protein sequence is MPLSLVIAFPTLLILTNRFGAFLPLTACFLFYCASLRTNGSTERLNQTLLDEFYKVNFRKKVYTSLEEIQADLDRFLHRYNTQRTNQGKRCNGRTPMETFTEGLDLCRQYLHNGEEVIKEAA, encoded by the coding sequence ATGCCCCTTTCTTTGGTTATTGCGTTTCCCACGCTTCTTATTTTAACCAATAGATTCGGGGCATTTCTACCTCTTACTGCTTGTTTTTTGTTTTATTGCGCTTCTTTAAGGACTAACGGCAGTACCGAGAGGTTAAATCAAACCCTACTTGATGAGTTTTATAAGGTGAATTTCAGAAAGAAGGTGTATACCTCTTTAGAAGAAATCCAGGCCGACCTGGACCGGTTTCTCCACAGGTACAATACTCAGAGAACCAATCAGGGGAAACGCTGCAACGGTCGCACCCCTATGGAAACATTTACAGAGGGTCTTGACCTTTGCAGGCAATATCTTCATAATGGAGAGGAGGTGATAAAAGAAGCAGCGTAG
- a CDS encoding MjaI family restriction endonuclease: MKKQIKISNNDIRTLLGTEPVEFPKYATQLINLANQNAQGTRPAVVGQMSELIQEFTGKTLEEWERWYLAQHPEAIENATRKISGMIKNFKEVINNIDEQMIRQWVRDLVIVKTFIGLRFQEAVLSKVAILLKTTYRLATPEEESAGIDGIIGNIPVSIKPTSYKSKRGLNENIKVNIIYYNKVKDGIIIDIEELAP, translated from the coding sequence GTGAAGAAGCAAATTAAAATCTCAAACAATGACATCAGAACCTTATTAGGCACTGAGCCGGTTGAATTTCCTAAGTATGCAACACAACTTATCAATCTTGCGAATCAGAATGCACAGGGAACAAGACCCGCTGTGGTTGGACAAATGAGCGAGTTGATACAGGAGTTTACAGGAAAAACACTGGAAGAATGGGAGAGATGGTATCTTGCACAACATCCTGAAGCTATAGAGAATGCTACCAGAAAGATTTCCGGGATGATCAAAAACTTCAAGGAAGTGATAAACAACATAGATGAGCAGATGATTAGACAATGGGTTAGAGATTTAGTAATTGTCAAAACATTTATTGGACTGAGATTTCAAGAAGCAGTTTTAAGTAAAGTAGCCATTCTTTTGAAGACAACCTATCGTCTTGCAACACCAGAGGAAGAGTCCGCAGGAATTGACGGTATTATAGGAAATATACCGGTAAGTATTAAGCCCACGTCCTATAAATCCAAAAGAGGGTTGAATGAAAATATTAAAGTAAACATAATTTACTACAATAAAGTAAAAGATGGCATTATTATAGACATTGAAGAACTGGCTCCTTGA
- a CDS encoding DNA methyltransferase — MDDIEGSSAHLIVTSPPYWQLKDYGSEEQIGFNDSYEDYINNLNLVWKECFRVLNPGCRMAINIGDQFARSVYYGRYKVIPIRTEIIKFCETIGFDYMGAIIWQKKTTMNTTGGASVMGSYPFPRNGIIEIDYEFILLFKKPGKAPPVPAEIKEQSRIDKEKWKEYFSGHWYFNGVRQDKHIAMFPAELPKRLIEMFTFVGETVLDPFLGSGTTSYAAIMTDRSSVGYEINKEFIPVIKDKISNNELPLYNKYDFVVKEQKRKEVDWKREIEKLGYVFHDPVTFDKKVDPKKLSFGSKISMEDKGNGNKNGEYFTVSELIAPDLIKLSNGLHVRLLGIKPNYRKKQAMEFLSRKILKRQVYLRFDSVKYDTDNVLMAYVYMKNKTFINAHLIKHGFCDIDTEYDFKYKNKFSSFIEKRTVGEEAN, encoded by the coding sequence ATGGACGACATAGAAGGTTCGTCTGCCCATTTAATTGTTACGTCCCCTCCTTACTGGCAACTGAAAGACTATGGTTCAGAGGAGCAAATCGGCTTTAATGACTCATACGAAGACTATATAAATAATCTCAATCTTGTCTGGAAAGAGTGTTTTAGGGTTTTGAATCCTGGCTGCAGGATGGCTATCAATATTGGAGATCAATTTGCAAGATCAGTCTATTATGGACGCTACAAGGTAATTCCAATCAGGACTGAAATAATTAAATTTTGTGAAACGATTGGTTTTGATTATATGGGAGCCATTATCTGGCAGAAGAAGACAACAATGAATACTACAGGCGGGGCAAGTGTAATGGGTTCGTATCCGTTTCCAAGAAACGGAATCATCGAAATAGATTACGAGTTTATTCTGTTATTCAAAAAACCCGGAAAGGCTCCACCGGTGCCTGCGGAGATTAAGGAGCAATCAAGGATAGACAAGGAGAAATGGAAAGAGTATTTTTCAGGTCACTGGTATTTCAACGGTGTAAGGCAGGACAAACACATCGCTATGTTTCCGGCAGAACTACCCAAACGGTTGATTGAAATGTTCACCTTTGTGGGAGAAACTGTATTGGATCCTTTTTTAGGAAGTGGGACCACAAGTTATGCAGCTATAATGACTGATCGTAGTTCCGTAGGATATGAAATCAATAAGGAATTTATTCCGGTCATTAAAGATAAGATAAGCAATAATGAACTGCCCCTGTACAATAAATATGACTTTGTTGTTAAGGAACAGAAAAGAAAAGAGGTTGATTGGAAAAGAGAAATTGAAAAACTCGGATATGTTTTCCATGACCCTGTTACATTTGACAAAAAAGTTGATCCCAAAAAGTTAAGTTTTGGCTCCAAAATCAGTATGGAGGATAAAGGTAATGGCAACAAAAATGGAGAATACTTTACCGTTTCCGAGTTAATTGCTCCTGATTTAATCAAATTATCCAACGGTCTTCATGTCAGGCTGCTCGGTATAAAGCCAAACTATAGAAAAAAGCAGGCAATGGAATTTTTATCAAGGAAGATTTTAAAGAGACAGGTTTATTTAAGATTCGATTCTGTAAAATACGACACCGATAATGTCTTGATGGCATATGTATATATGAAAAACAAGACTTTTATCAATGCTCACCTGATAAAACACGGATTCTGTGATATTGATACAGAATATGATTTTAAATATAAGAACAAATTTTCCTCATTCATAGAAAAAAGGACAGTTGGTGAAGAAGCAAATTAA
- a CDS encoding DEAD/DEAH box helicase family protein, protein MSIQHVNAISNRLSLRSPQRDSLEILARVCEIISLEKNGDTTKALETIKPEFPTIEAFERDFPSLCFALATGVGKTRLMGAFISYLCLSEGIRHFFVLAPNLTIYNKLIADFTPNTPKYVFQGISEFAVNPPEIITGDNYESGRGLRGSDFFGNHDSIHVNIFNISKINSEVRGGKSPRIKRLSEYIGQSYFDYLAGLDDLVMLMDESHRYRASAGVRAINELKPILGLELTATPQVEQGRRSEPFKNVIYSYPLSSAMTDGFVKEPAVATRENFDAANYSVEGLEKIKLEDGVRIHENTKVELEVYARNNDQPIVKPFMLVVAQDTMHADMLHKVMEANEFFEGRYKSKVITVHSNMRGEEKDEVVEQLLNVENPANPVEVVIHVNMLKEGWDVTNLYTIVPLRAANSRTLVEQSIGRGLRLPYGKRVGVPAVDRLTIVSHDRFQEIIDHANDPDSIIRTGVVIGKDIPEAGKKAVIVEPEFVKIISASPQKAGEKEKTPERSLFEKPEEHEVAKATFQVIRQFEGLSSSRQLQDAETQEEIIRKVEEIARPGLGLLYDSLGKDTVSNVVKKTVELYQKMSIDIPKIVVVPKGKVIAGYKDFDLDTRNINQQPVAQDILIQHLHDMQRYRLHDGSGVVEERRPEDYLVSGLIDFNDISYDDHAALLYKLAAQVLAHLRSYLSEEDDVVNVLQYHRQALVNLIHSQMQEHFAETAASYEARVTKGFRTLRSNNYTIVVDQAVRDFRTPIPDGEKNRIGSMLFGGFQKCLYPVQKFDSDPERRFAVILENDENILKWFKPAKGDFRIHYSHDESYEPDFVVETTAGKFLCEPKRASEVSDDVVQSKADAAAVWCEHATVHAKTCGGKPWTYLLIPHDRISEQMSLSGLMAGCTHTSQGQAIDSHGKD, encoded by the coding sequence ATGAGCATTCAACACGTCAACGCCATCAGCAACCGCCTGAGCCTGCGTTCTCCGCAGCGGGATTCGCTGGAGATTCTGGCCCGTGTGTGCGAAATTATCTCCCTTGAGAAAAACGGCGATACCACCAAGGCCCTGGAAACGATCAAACCCGAATTTCCGACCATAGAAGCCTTCGAGCGTGATTTCCCTTCCCTCTGCTTTGCCCTTGCCACGGGGGTCGGTAAGACACGGCTGATGGGTGCTTTTATCAGCTACCTGTGCCTGAGCGAGGGCATCCGTCATTTCTTTGTGCTTGCCCCGAACCTGACAATCTACAATAAGCTGATTGCCGATTTCACGCCAAACACGCCGAAGTATGTTTTTCAGGGCATCTCCGAGTTTGCGGTCAACCCGCCGGAGATCATCACCGGAGATAACTACGAGAGCGGACGCGGTCTCAGAGGATCTGATTTTTTCGGGAATCATGATTCCATTCATGTCAACATCTTCAATATCTCGAAGATCAACAGTGAAGTACGCGGCGGCAAGAGCCCGAGAATCAAGCGTTTGAGCGAGTACATCGGACAGAGTTATTTCGATTACCTTGCCGGGCTGGACGACCTGGTGATGCTGATGGATGAATCGCATCGCTACCGTGCCAGCGCTGGAGTGCGAGCGATAAACGAGTTGAAGCCCATTCTTGGGTTGGAATTGACCGCCACGCCACAGGTGGAGCAAGGCAGGCGCTCCGAGCCTTTTAAGAATGTGATTTACAGTTATCCCCTGAGCAGTGCGATGACCGATGGCTTCGTGAAGGAACCGGCGGTGGCCACACGGGAGAACTTCGATGCCGCAAACTATTCGGTTGAAGGCCTGGAGAAGATCAAGCTTGAAGACGGTGTTCGGATTCACGAGAACACGAAGGTTGAGCTGGAGGTGTACGCCCGAAACAATGACCAGCCGATCGTCAAGCCGTTCATGCTGGTTGTTGCCCAGGACACAATGCACGCCGATATGTTGCATAAAGTTATGGAAGCTAACGAGTTTTTCGAGGGGAGATATAAGAGCAAGGTGATCACCGTCCACTCGAACATGCGCGGCGAAGAAAAAGACGAGGTCGTCGAGCAGTTGCTGAACGTTGAAAATCCGGCAAATCCGGTCGAGGTCGTTATCCACGTCAATATGCTCAAAGAGGGCTGGGACGTTACGAATCTCTATACCATTGTTCCGTTGCGTGCAGCAAACTCCCGGACCCTGGTGGAGCAGTCCATCGGCCGGGGGCTGCGTTTGCCCTATGGCAAACGGGTGGGAGTTCCGGCTGTGGATCGACTGACCATCGTATCACACGACAGGTTTCAGGAGATTATTGATCACGCCAACGATCCTGACTCGATCATTCGTACCGGCGTGGTCATTGGAAAGGATATCCCTGAGGCGGGTAAGAAGGCGGTGATCGTCGAACCCGAGTTTGTGAAAATCATCTCTGCATCTCCGCAGAAGGCTGGAGAAAAAGAGAAGACTCCGGAACGCAGCCTCTTCGAGAAACCGGAAGAGCATGAAGTGGCTAAGGCAACGTTTCAGGTTATCCGGCAATTTGAAGGACTGAGCAGCAGCAGGCAACTTCAGGATGCGGAGACCCAGGAGGAAATCATCAGGAAGGTTGAGGAGATCGCCCGGCCCGGGCTTGGACTCCTGTATGACAGTCTCGGCAAAGATACCGTCTCAAATGTCGTGAAGAAAACCGTGGAGTTATATCAGAAAATGTCCATTGACATTCCGAAAATTGTGGTAGTGCCTAAAGGCAAGGTGATAGCCGGATACAAAGATTTCGATCTGGACACCAGGAACATCAACCAGCAACCCGTAGCGCAGGACATTCTAATCCAGCACCTGCATGACATGCAAAGGTACAGGCTACACGATGGATCAGGTGTGGTCGAGGAGAGGCGGCCGGAAGATTACCTGGTGAGCGGGTTGATCGATTTCAATGATATCAGTTATGACGACCACGCGGCATTACTTTACAAGCTGGCTGCTCAGGTCCTTGCACACCTGCGCTCCTACCTGAGCGAAGAAGATGACGTTGTGAATGTGCTGCAATACCACCGGCAAGCCCTGGTGAACCTGATCCACTCCCAAATGCAGGAGCATTTCGCGGAAACGGCTGCGTCCTATGAGGCGCGTGTTACCAAGGGTTTTCGGACCTTGCGTTCTAATAACTACACGATCGTTGTGGATCAAGCGGTTCGTGACTTCAGGACTCCGATCCCGGACGGCGAGAAAAACCGGATTGGTTCGATGCTTTTCGGCGGCTTTCAGAAATGTCTGTATCCGGTACAGAAGTTTGACTCCGATCCGGAGCGGCGTTTTGCGGTAATCCTCGAAAACGATGAAAATATCCTCAAGTGGTTCAAACCCGCTAAGGGCGATTTTCGGATTCACTACAGCCACGATGAATCGTATGAACCGGATTTTGTCGTTGAGACTACAGCCGGGAAATTCCTCTGCGAGCCCAAGCGCGCCTCCGAAGTTTCAGACGATGTTGTCCAGTCAAAGGCTGATGCGGCCGCCGTCTGGTGTGAACATGCAACAGTTCACGCAAAGACTTGTGGCGGCAAGCCATGGACGTATCTCTTGATTCCTCATGATCGGATATCCGAACAAATGAGCTTGTCCGGCCTGATGGCCGGGTGTACCCATACATCTCAGGGACAGGCGATCGACAGCCATGGAAAGGATTGA
- a CDS encoding virulence RhuM family protein yields the protein MSKYENHEKGGPTGEVLIYQAEDGQVRLDVQLQDETVWLTQPLMAELFQTTQQNISQHIRNVFEEGELTPEATHKKFLSVRREGKRNVRRELDFYNLDMIISVGYRVKSLIATRFRIWATQQLKEYIIKGFVMDDERLKNPPVKGSAVPDYFDEMLARIRDIRASERRMYLRVKEIFAMAGDYDPSWNETTKFFSIIQNKLHFAATGMTASELIQSRADHLFPNMGLTSWKVGEVRKTDVTTAKNYLNEEEIDELNRIVVMWLDFAEDQAKRRKQVFMKDWEQKLDEFLRFNDRNVLPNAGKVSKRVAERHAKAEYDRFEIRRRAYKESIGEAETIKQLEKAAKELKQKDGSK from the coding sequence ATGAGCAAGTACGAAAATCACGAAAAAGGTGGCCCGACAGGGGAAGTCCTTATCTATCAAGCCGAGGACGGGCAAGTGAGGCTTGATGTGCAGCTACAGGATGAAACCGTTTGGCTGACACAGCCCTTGATGGCTGAGTTGTTTCAAACCACCCAGCAGAATATCAGCCAGCATATTCGGAATGTCTTTGAGGAAGGGGAACTCACCCCGGAGGCAACTCACAAGAAATTCTTGTCGGTTCGCCGGGAGGGGAAGCGGAATGTTCGGCGTGAGCTGGATTTTTACAATCTGGACATGATTATTTCGGTGGGCTACCGGGTGAAAAGCTTGATTGCCACCCGCTTTCGGATATGGGCCACCCAGCAGTTGAAAGAGTACATTATCAAGGGCTTTGTCATGGACGATGAGCGGCTGAAAAATCCGCCGGTCAAGGGTTCCGCTGTTCCCGACTATTTCGATGAGATGCTGGCCCGTATTCGTGACATTCGCGCCAGCGAACGGAGGATGTATTTGCGGGTGAAAGAAATATTCGCCATGGCGGGCGATTATGATCCGTCATGGAACGAAACCACAAAGTTCTTCAGCATCATTCAGAACAAGCTTCATTTTGCCGCTACCGGTATGACCGCCTCCGAACTGATTCAGTCACGCGCTGATCATCTGTTCCCTAATATGGGCCTCACCAGTTGGAAGGTGGGAGAAGTACGCAAAACCGATGTCACCACAGCCAAAAACTACCTTAATGAAGAGGAAATAGACGAGCTGAACCGAATTGTGGTGATGTGGCTGGATTTTGCTGAAGATCAGGCCAAACGACGCAAGCAGGTTTTTATGAAAGATTGGGAGCAAAAACTTGATGAGTTTTTACGCTTTAATGACCGTAATGTGCTTCCCAATGCGGGCAAGGTGAGCAAGCGGGTTGCCGAAAGACACGCAAAAGCGGAATACGATCGGTTTGAAATTCGTCGTCGTGCATACAAAGAATCTATCGGCGAAGCAGAAACCATCAAACAACTGGAGAAAGCTGCCAAGGAATTAAAACAAAAGGATGGTTCAAAATGA
- a CDS encoding site-specific DNA-methyltransferase, translating to MSKKKIKLELTWIGKNVRPKLEPRILIEDQEKSYHAAQRHSENDIFDNRLIFGDNLLALKALEQEFAGNVKCIYVDPPYNTGSAFEHYDDGVEHSLWLTLMRDRLELLHRLLSMDGSLWLQLDDNEVHYCKIVLDEIFGRVNFVSSVIWQKVFARKNKALISSSHDTILVYAKEFGKWKRNLLSRSEDQTKAFKNPDNDPRGPWQSVAYSVQSEDAERRIAYRYPIAKPAGGEANPPQGRHWNGLPDRTEALIAENRLWFGAKGDRTPRIKVFLSEVQQGIVPDSWWDHTSSGNNQEAKKEQLALFPEKEPFNTPKPERLIGRIIEIASNPGDLVIDSFAGSGTTGAVAHKMGRRWIMVELGEHCHTHIIPRLKKVIDGEDPGGITKAVNWKGGGGFRYYRLGPSLIVKDKWGNPVINSDFNAAMLAEAMCKLEGFEYAPSEDVYWIHGKSTETDFLYVTTQFMSRDMLVRLSDEVGPERSLLICCSAFRCDPSRFPNLTIKKIPKAVLKKCEWGHDDYSLEVENLPVRNVEEETSVKPLRKFGKGKADQTALFDMEGDQ from the coding sequence ATGTCAAAGAAAAAAATAAAATTAGAATTAACCTGGATCGGAAAGAATGTTCGGCCCAAGCTGGAGCCTCGCATCCTGATCGAGGACCAGGAGAAGTCCTACCACGCGGCTCAACGTCATAGTGAAAACGACATCTTCGACAACAGGCTGATCTTCGGCGACAATCTGCTGGCGCTCAAGGCGTTGGAGCAAGAGTTTGCGGGCAATGTTAAGTGTATCTATGTAGACCCTCCTTACAACACAGGCAGTGCTTTTGAACACTACGATGATGGTGTTGAGCATTCGCTATGGCTAACGTTAATGCGTGATCGCCTTGAACTTTTGCATCGTCTGCTTTCTATGGATGGATCGCTGTGGCTACAGTTGGATGATAACGAGGTTCATTACTGCAAAATAGTGCTTGATGAAATCTTTGGGCGAGTGAATTTCGTTTCAAGTGTCATATGGCAGAAGGTGTTTGCGCGGAAGAACAAGGCTTTAATTTCTAGTAGCCATGATACTATTCTTGTATATGCCAAAGAGTTTGGGAAATGGAAAAGGAACTTACTCTCCAGATCAGAAGACCAGACTAAAGCTTTCAAAAATCCTGACAATGATCCTAGGGGGCCATGGCAGAGTGTGGCCTATTCTGTTCAATCAGAAGACGCAGAGCGTCGGATAGCTTATCGATATCCAATTGCAAAACCTGCAGGCGGTGAAGCCAATCCACCACAGGGACGGCATTGGAACGGTTTGCCGGACCGTACTGAGGCGTTGATAGCGGAAAATCGACTGTGGTTTGGAGCGAAAGGAGACAGAACGCCTCGGATTAAGGTATTCCTGAGCGAAGTTCAGCAGGGCATCGTGCCTGATTCATGGTGGGATCATACGAGTAGCGGAAACAATCAGGAGGCTAAGAAAGAGCAGTTAGCGTTATTCCCGGAAAAAGAACCCTTCAATACCCCAAAGCCTGAAAGACTAATAGGCCGGATAATCGAAATAGCATCGAATCCAGGTGATTTGGTGATAGATTCATTTGCGGGTTCCGGCACGACAGGCGCAGTCGCCCACAAGATGGGCCGACGTTGGATCATGGTGGAGTTGGGAGAACACTGTCACACCCACATCATTCCCCGCCTGAAAAAAGTTATCGACGGCGAAGATCCCGGCGGCATCACTAAGGCCGTCAATTGGAAAGGCGGCGGCGGTTTCCGTTACTACCGGTTGGGGCCGTCGCTTATCGTCAAAGACAAATGGGGTAACCCGGTCATCAATTCCGACTTCAACGCAGCCATGCTGGCCGAGGCCATGTGCAAGCTGGAGGGCTTTGAGTACGCACCCAGTGAGGATGTCTACTGGATTCACGGCAAGAGCACGGAGACGGATTTTCTTTACGTGACGACTCAGTTTATGAGCAGGGATATGCTGGTCCGTCTCAGCGATGAGGTCGGGCCGGAGCGCAGCCTGCTCATCTGCTGCTCTGCCTTCCGGTGTGACCCGAGCCGCTTTCCCAACCTTACCATCAAGAAGATACCCAAGGCGGTTTTGAAGAAATGCGAGTGGGGCCATGACGATTACAGCCTGGAGGTTGAGAACCTTCCGGTTCGGAATGTTGAAGAGGAAACATCTGTGAAGCCTCTGCGGAAGTTTGGTAAGGGTAAAGCGGACCAGACCGCGCTGTTTGACATGGAAGGTGACCAATGA
- a CDS encoding S8 family peptidase: protein MDENYPHLRISREEPINKRRSKPPPRFKVPEDPLEHAHKLQDSFHIAQEQAEEDIGGFDERRLFRFEVQPGFNPDDIRRLARGIELISQEEKTIILAFASEAAVEEFEARLSTLAEGGKPTNRTFIYALQGVDGWKAEDRSGWALTQEGFPDTEEFVIDVELWPLATQAESGKLRQAFEGWLQQNGIEQLDSVNQPGLLLNRLRVNRKQADLLLHHRDVRTVDLPPRYGLDMDLFGTEISDLPPVPQPPDNAPGITILDSGVATGHPLLGPAMGEAQSFIPGMPDADGTGHGTHIAGLALYGDVEETLRTGAFIPQFRLFSARILDDDNVNETGFVENHINEAVRYFNQEYGCRIFNLSFGDLRKPYRQGHVRGLAVTLDSLSRELGVVFVVPAGNVSPNQQNGQDWRNGYPDYLTNDDWSLIDPATALNVLTVGSLARWDRDFNSQRYPDDPAEVPIALHNQPSPFTRRGPSLAGAIKPELVAYGGNWAVSTRAGFRIVEQGLGELSTNREFAVGRLFGEECGTSFAAPHIAYLCARLLKENPESGVNLVRALLVSHAVIPASCTNLLPDADKLRQICGYGQVDDRALLRSIENDVTLIAEDTLRDKRHHFYEVPVPDDFITSGRRERELTVALAYLPPVRSTRIDYKASRIEFRLVTATDLDQVTQMFNRATPKDEYKSIPELSGASLGSTIRSKGTVQNATWCFRQLNARSKLRNQRLFVIVTRSDQPWGEGLTNIEEPYALVVCFRDRENESARLFTQLRNRLQERVRARVQR from the coding sequence ATGGATGAAAATTATCCTCACTTGAGAATTTCTCGTGAAGAACCGATCAATAAGCGTAGGTCTAAACCACCACCCAGGTTTAAGGTCCCCGAAGATCCTCTGGAGCACGCACATAAGCTTCAGGACTCTTTCCATATAGCACAGGAACAAGCGGAAGAAGATATTGGTGGGTTCGATGAGCGCAGATTGTTCCGTTTCGAAGTGCAGCCGGGATTTAACCCGGATGACATTCGACGCCTTGCACGCGGTATCGAATTGATAAGTCAGGAAGAGAAAACAATCATCCTGGCTTTTGCAAGTGAAGCGGCTGTTGAAGAGTTCGAAGCCCGTTTGAGCACTCTGGCAGAAGGTGGAAAACCGACCAACCGAACTTTCATCTATGCCCTGCAAGGTGTTGATGGATGGAAGGCTGAAGACCGTAGCGGCTGGGCGCTAACGCAGGAAGGATTTCCCGATACCGAAGAATTTGTGATAGATGTTGAGTTGTGGCCATTGGCTACGCAGGCTGAAAGCGGTAAATTACGACAGGCATTTGAGGGCTGGTTGCAGCAAAACGGGATAGAGCAGCTCGATTCTGTAAATCAACCCGGCCTGCTGCTCAACCGTCTTCGCGTTAACAGGAAACAAGCCGATCTACTATTGCATCACCGGGATGTGCGTACTGTCGATTTACCGCCGCGTTATGGCCTGGATATGGACTTATTTGGCACTGAGATCTCTGATTTGCCACCAGTTCCCCAGCCTCCTGATAATGCTCCGGGCATAACGATCCTTGATAGTGGCGTTGCAACTGGCCATCCCCTGCTGGGGCCGGCAATGGGTGAAGCGCAGAGTTTTATACCCGGTATGCCCGATGCAGATGGAACCGGGCATGGTACACATATCGCGGGATTGGCGCTTTATGGGGATGTCGAGGAAACCCTGCGTACCGGGGCTTTCATACCCCAGTTCCGCCTGTTCAGCGCTCGCATTCTCGATGATGATAATGTCAACGAGACCGGGTTTGTAGAAAACCACATAAACGAAGCGGTCAGGTACTTTAATCAGGAGTATGGTTGCCGGATATTCAATCTTTCTTTCGGTGATCTTCGCAAACCCTATCGTCAAGGACATGTTCGGGGTCTGGCGGTTACACTGGATAGCTTGTCACGAGAACTCGGTGTGGTCTTTGTTGTTCCGGCAGGGAATGTATCACCGAATCAGCAAAACGGTCAGGACTGGAGGAATGGGTACCCTGACTATCTAACCAATGATGACTGGTCACTTATCGATCCGGCAACGGCGCTGAATGTTCTGACTGTAGGCAGTCTTGCGCGCTGGGACAGGGATTTCAACAGCCAGCGCTATCCCGATGATCCCGCGGAGGTGCCAATCGCGTTACATAATCAACCGTCGCCCTTTACCCGTCGTGGTCCATCACTGGCAGGCGCTATTAAACCGGAATTGGTTGCGTATGGTGGTAATTGGGCGGTCAGCACTCGCGCTGGTTTTCGTATTGTTGAACAAGGCCTGGGGGAGTTATCGACAAATAGGGAGTTTGCGGTAGGGCGATTGTTCGGCGAAGAGTGTGGAACCAGTTTTGCTGCTCCGCATATTGCATACCTATGTGCACGGCTACTCAAAGAAAACCCCGAATCCGGGGTAAATCTTGTTAGGGCCTTACTGGTATCACATGCTGTAATCCCTGCGTCTTGCACCAACCTGTTACCCGATGCTGATAAACTCAGGCAAATATGTGGCTATGGTCAGGTAGATGATCGTGCATTGCTCCGCTCGATTGAAAACGATGTCACACTGATTGCCGAGGATACACTCAGAGATAAACGGCACCATTTCTATGAAGTTCCTGTGCCAGATGATTTCATCACTTCAGGCCGACGGGAGCGTGAACTTACTGTGGCGCTGGCTTATTTGCCGCCTGTGCGATCCACGCGTATCGATTATAAGGCATCGCGTATCGAATTCCGGTTAGTGACAGCGACAGACTTAGATCAGGTTACACAAATGTTCAACAGAGCTACTCCTAAAGATGAATACAAGAGTATCCCGGAGTTATCGGGCGCAAGCCTGGGGTCGACTATACGATCCAAGGGCACCGTGCAAAATGCTACATGGTGTTTCAGACAACTTAATGCCCGATCAAAACTCCGTAATCAGCGCTTGTTTGTGATCGTTACTCGTAGCGACCAACCGTGGGGTGAAGGATTGACAAACATAGAAGAGCCGTATGCACTTGTAGTGTGTTTTCGTGACCGAGAAAACGAAAGCGCCCGACTTTTCACGCAACTTCGCAACCGCTTGCAGGAGCGAGTACGTGCACGTGTTCAGCGATAA